One window of the Chryseobacterium sp. CY350 genome contains the following:
- a CDS encoding prevent-host-death protein, protein MDTNRFKPSQDFSNIEKNLDNNPGYSVESFSQQAKDYVNEMRSQNQEATKQGFLSHAQKSAHEVWGETQEMASDAWEKNQNQSASEEEK, encoded by the coding sequence ATGGATACCAACAGATTCAAACCGTCTCAGGATTTCAGTAATATCGAAAAAAATCTGGACAATAATCCGGGTTATAGTGTAGAAAGCTTTTCTCAGCAGGCAAAAGATTACGTCAATGAGATGAGAAGTCAGAATCAGGAAGCTACAAAACAAGGGTTTTTGTCTCATGCTCAAAAATCGGCTCATGAAGTTTGGGGAGAAACTCAAGAAATGGCTTCTGACGCCTGGGAAAAAAATCAAAATCAATCAGCTTCTGAAGAAGAAAAATAA